From one Candidatus Nitrospira nitrosa genomic stretch:
- a CDS encoding GDP-L-fucose synthase family protein encodes MSFWKDKRVVVTGGAGFLGSFVVDLLRDKGCRQIVVPRSKDYDLVQMDAVQRLYSDARPDLVIHLAARVGGIGANQANPGRFFYDNLMMGTQLIEVGRQGGLKKFVALGTICAYPKFAPIPFKEDDIWNGYPEETNAPYGLAKKMMLAQSQAYRDQYGFNSIVLFPVNLYGPRDNFDLQTSHVIPALIRKCVSAKEEGRTEITLWGDGSPTREFLYVEDAAEGILLAAEQYEGNLPVNLGTGEEISIRDLARLIAAEVGFTGQIQWDVTKPNGQPRRCLDVSRAKQLFGFQARHGLSDGVRKTVQWFQSHSQSIREVHF; translated from the coding sequence ATGTCATTTTGGAAGGATAAGCGTGTCGTTGTGACCGGGGGGGCTGGGTTTCTGGGCTCATTCGTCGTCGATCTGTTGCGAGACAAAGGGTGTCGCCAGATCGTCGTTCCACGGAGCAAGGACTACGATTTGGTGCAGATGGATGCTGTTCAGCGACTCTACAGTGACGCACGGCCTGATCTGGTGATCCATTTGGCGGCGCGCGTTGGCGGGATCGGGGCGAACCAGGCGAACCCCGGTCGGTTCTTCTATGACAACCTGATGATGGGCACGCAGCTGATCGAAGTTGGACGCCAAGGGGGGCTGAAGAAGTTTGTGGCGCTTGGCACCATCTGTGCGTATCCCAAGTTCGCTCCCATTCCCTTTAAGGAAGACGACATTTGGAATGGATATCCAGAAGAAACCAATGCGCCGTACGGGCTGGCGAAGAAAATGATGTTGGCACAGTCGCAGGCGTATCGTGATCAATACGGATTTAACTCGATCGTCCTCTTCCCGGTGAATCTGTACGGCCCGCGAGACAACTTCGATTTACAGACCTCGCATGTGATTCCAGCGTTGATACGAAAATGTGTCTCGGCGAAGGAGGAGGGGCGCACGGAGATTACGCTGTGGGGAGACGGATCCCCGACCAGAGAATTCTTGTACGTCGAGGATGCTGCCGAAGGTATTCTGCTTGCCGCCGAGCAGTATGAGGGGAACCTTCCGGTCAATCTCGGGACGGGTGAAGAGATCTCGATTCGCGATCTGGCTCGATTGATTGCAGCCGAAGTCGGGTTTACCGGTCAGATTCAGTGGGATGTCACGAAGCCGAACGGCCAGCCTCGCCGCTGTCTTGATGTCAGCCGTGCTAAGCAGCTCTTTGGCTTTCAAGCCAGGCACGGGTTGAGCGATGGAGTCAGGAAAACCGTCCAGTGGTTTCAATCCCATAGCCAGTCGATCCGCGAAGTGCACTTCTGA
- the gmd gene encoding GDP-mannose 4,6-dehydratase, whose translation MKKALITGITGQDGSYLSEFLLGRGYEVYGIIRRSSSFNTGRIDPIYEDPHVPHRRLHLIYGDLNDASSLNRILRTVQPDEIYNLGAQSHVRVSFDIPEYTGEITGLGTIRLLEAIRESGLKPKFYQASSSEMFGKVLEVPQKETTPFYPRSPYGAAKVYSYWITVNYREAYNLFACNGILFNHESPRRGETFVTRKITKAAARIKLGVQQDLFLGNLDAKRDWGYAGDYIEAMWMMLQAPTPDDYVIATGETHTVKEMLELAFDRLQLDWKKHVKIDATYYRPTEVDLLIGDAGKAKKQLGWQPKVRFEELIAMMVDADLAAEKEKLDGTRKRS comes from the coding sequence GTGAAGAAAGCACTCATTACCGGGATTACGGGCCAGGATGGTTCCTATCTATCGGAGTTTCTCCTTGGCCGAGGATACGAAGTCTACGGGATTATCCGTCGGTCCAGCTCGTTCAATACGGGGCGTATCGATCCTATTTATGAGGATCCACACGTACCGCATCGGCGGCTCCATTTGATCTACGGCGATCTGAACGATGCCAGTTCTCTGAATCGGATCTTGCGTACGGTCCAACCTGACGAAATCTACAACCTTGGCGCTCAGAGTCACGTCCGGGTCAGTTTTGATATTCCCGAGTATACGGGGGAGATTACAGGACTGGGCACGATTCGGCTTCTGGAAGCCATTCGAGAGTCGGGACTCAAGCCGAAATTCTATCAGGCCTCGTCCAGTGAGATGTTCGGCAAGGTGCTGGAGGTGCCCCAGAAAGAAACAACGCCGTTCTATCCAAGGAGCCCCTATGGAGCGGCGAAGGTCTACTCCTACTGGATTACCGTCAACTACCGGGAGGCCTACAATCTCTTTGCATGCAACGGTATTTTGTTCAATCACGAATCACCCAGGCGTGGTGAGACCTTTGTCACGAGGAAAATCACCAAGGCCGCCGCCCGGATCAAGCTCGGCGTCCAGCAAGATTTGTTTTTGGGTAATCTCGACGCGAAGCGTGATTGGGGCTATGCCGGTGACTACATCGAAGCCATGTGGATGATGCTGCAGGCTCCGACTCCGGATGACTATGTCATTGCCACGGGGGAGACTCATACGGTCAAGGAAATGCTTGAGCTGGCCTTCGATCGCCTGCAACTCGATTGGAAGAAGCACGTGAAGATCGATGCCACATACTATCGCCCGACGGAGGTTGATCTCCTCATCGGTGATGCCGGCAAGGCGAAGAAACAGCTTGGTTGGCAGCCTAAGGTGCGCTTTGAAGAGCTGATCGCCATGATGGTCGATGCCGATCTGGCAGCGGAAAAAGAGAAGTTAGACGGGACTAGGAAGCGAAGCTAG
- a CDS encoding PDZ domain-containing protein has protein sequence MATVAPQNVRRIGLLLCMGVSGLLLAHAINAFVADTLYVIPERAAGSGNGPSAGTPLIASYSPTQAIEHIRSSGLFLLPQTPENGSTGGTSSGRRGSSGPVVRASLGLAGKLRLIGTVLGDQRGVFAIVEELSSKQQSLYHLHDSVLDLGEVTEIRRKGIIIRQGNVEELLELGISEGLAAQMGTPGAIPGPQATAPPMSPLRKVVDRREVEQAMNDLPKLLSQARAVPNTVNGAINGFRLDYIAPASFYEKIGVQTGDVLQRVNGVDIRDPSTMLNLLQQLKNEQTVKLDLVRNNQRSTITYELR, from the coding sequence GTGGCAACTGTTGCTCCTCAAAATGTTCGCCGCATCGGCTTGTTGCTGTGTATGGGGGTCTCCGGGTTACTCCTGGCACATGCCATCAATGCGTTTGTGGCCGATACCCTCTACGTTATTCCGGAACGGGCTGCGGGATCCGGGAATGGCCCCTCGGCAGGGACGCCGTTGATCGCGTCCTATTCGCCGACGCAGGCCATCGAGCATATTCGCTCCAGTGGTCTCTTTTTGCTTCCACAGACTCCTGAGAATGGATCGACCGGCGGCACCTCGTCTGGCCGACGAGGATCCAGCGGTCCAGTAGTTCGAGCGTCCCTCGGGCTGGCTGGGAAGCTTCGCTTGATCGGCACGGTACTCGGTGATCAGCGTGGTGTCTTTGCCATCGTAGAAGAACTTTCCTCGAAACAGCAATCGTTGTACCACTTGCACGACTCCGTACTCGATCTCGGCGAAGTCACCGAGATCCGTCGGAAGGGAATTATCATCCGTCAAGGCAATGTCGAAGAGTTGTTGGAACTGGGGATCTCGGAAGGACTGGCCGCGCAGATGGGTACTCCTGGCGCTATTCCCGGTCCCCAGGCGACCGCCCCACCAATGTCGCCGCTTCGCAAAGTGGTGGATCGTCGTGAAGTGGAACAGGCCATGAATGACCTCCCGAAACTCCTCTCACAGGCACGAGCGGTACCGAATACGGTCAACGGCGCCATCAACGGGTTTCGTCTGGACTACATTGCACCCGCGAGCTTTTACGAAAAAATCGGGGTCCAGACTGGAGATGTGCTGCAGCGGGTCAATGGCGTCGATATTCGAGATCCAAGTACCATGTTGAATCTACTTCAGCAACTCAAAAACGAGCAGACCGTGAAACTCGACCTGGTCCGAAACAACCAACGATCGACCATCACGTACGAACTTCGCTGA
- the gspE gene encoding type II secretion system ATPase GspE — translation MSEQDEPQRPNVSVTRPRLGEILREKFHLSELKLEEALAYQQEKGGRLGEVLLHLRILREEQVLEALAQQFDMTWIPHLDSTHVDHEVIKKVPIAFCRRYRVLPMRDENGAILTASSDPLETVAMDDLRLLLGKPIAPVLTSTVALLARLNRAYDDIANPAGAEEVMEDIAANESLDQLAHELDEPQDLLDATDEAPIIRLVNSVLFQAVRQRASDIHFESFERGLVVRYRIDGVLYPVLTPPKHLQASIIARLKIMAGLNIAEKRLPQDGRFAIRTAGKDVDLRVSVLPTSHGERVVLRLLEKENRLLNLSEMGFSKDRLVVIHQLIQLAHGIILVTGPTGSGKTTTLYAALTHINSPDKNIITVEDPVEYQLLGVGQMQVNPKINLTFAAGLRSILRQDPDVIMIGEIRDRETAEIAIHASLTGHLVFSTLHTNDAASAATRLIDMGIEPFLVASSVVAVLAQRLLRRICPDCKRPYRASEDELGRLDLPPGSAVTLYRGAGCAACSQTGYRGRIGIFELMVLDDDIRRLIGGKADSTAIKQTAIAKGMVTLKQEGAERVIQGQTTLEEVMRITQQEIDVD, via the coding sequence GTGTCTGAACAAGACGAGCCCCAGCGACCCAATGTCAGTGTGACGCGGCCACGCCTGGGAGAGATTCTCAGGGAAAAGTTTCACCTCTCGGAACTGAAGCTTGAGGAAGCGCTCGCCTACCAGCAGGAGAAGGGTGGTCGGTTGGGAGAAGTGCTGTTGCACCTGCGCATACTGCGGGAAGAACAGGTGCTGGAAGCCCTGGCCCAGCAATTCGACATGACCTGGATCCCCCACCTTGACAGCACACATGTCGATCATGAGGTCATCAAGAAGGTTCCGATCGCCTTCTGCCGGCGCTACCGCGTTCTGCCGATGCGAGACGAAAACGGAGCCATTCTTACGGCATCGAGTGATCCGTTGGAAACCGTCGCCATGGATGATCTTCGCTTGTTGTTGGGGAAACCGATCGCGCCGGTCTTGACCAGTACTGTCGCGCTCCTCGCGAGGCTCAATCGAGCCTACGACGACATTGCGAATCCGGCAGGCGCCGAAGAAGTGATGGAGGATATCGCGGCGAACGAAAGCCTCGACCAGCTGGCGCACGAACTCGACGAGCCGCAAGATCTGCTCGATGCGACCGACGAGGCCCCGATCATCCGACTCGTCAACTCGGTCCTATTCCAGGCGGTTCGGCAACGAGCCAGTGACATCCACTTCGAATCGTTCGAACGGGGGTTGGTGGTCCGCTATCGTATCGACGGCGTCCTCTACCCGGTCCTCACACCGCCCAAACACTTGCAAGCCAGCATCATCGCACGCCTCAAGATCATGGCCGGATTGAATATTGCCGAGAAACGGCTGCCGCAGGACGGTCGGTTCGCGATTCGAACGGCCGGAAAGGACGTCGATCTCCGCGTGTCTGTCCTCCCCACCTCGCATGGTGAGCGGGTTGTGTTGCGCTTACTGGAAAAGGAGAATCGTCTACTGAATCTCTCTGAGATGGGGTTTTCCAAAGACCGTCTGGTGGTCATTCACCAGCTCATCCAACTGGCACACGGGATCATACTCGTCACCGGCCCAACGGGAAGCGGGAAAACAACCACCCTCTATGCCGCACTGACCCACATTAACTCGCCGGACAAGAACATCATCACCGTTGAGGATCCGGTCGAATACCAGCTGCTTGGCGTCGGGCAAATGCAGGTCAACCCGAAAATCAATCTCACGTTTGCCGCCGGGCTACGGTCGATTCTTCGACAGGATCCTGATGTGATCATGATCGGGGAAATCCGCGACCGTGAAACGGCGGAGATCGCCATCCACGCGTCACTCACCGGACATTTGGTCTTCTCGACACTCCATACGAACGACGCCGCGAGCGCCGCCACACGGCTTATTGACATGGGGATTGAGCCCTTTCTGGTCGCCTCATCGGTCGTCGCCGTGCTGGCGCAACGGTTACTCAGACGGATTTGTCCCGACTGCAAGCGCCCCTATCGGGCCAGTGAAGACGAACTGGGTCGGCTGGACTTACCGCCTGGTTCCGCAGTGACACTGTATCGAGGAGCCGGCTGCGCCGCCTGTTCCCAAACCGGCTATCGCGGACGTATCGGCATCTTTGAACTGATGGTATTGGACGATGACATTCGACGACTCATCGGCGGCAAGGCGGACTCGACTGCCATCAAACAGACAGCGATCGCAAAAGGCATGGTGACATTGAAGCAGGAAGGTGCGGAGCGAGTCATCCAGGGCCAGACCACATTGGAAGAAGTCATGCGGATCACCCAACAAGAGATCGACGTAGACTGA
- the gspF gene encoding type II secretion system inner membrane protein GspF: MPVYQYQGYRSDGGTATGIIDAENVKVARLKLRKEGVYPTDVVEQGQTSSRTASTTRTKPSRVIGRTSVLTANDLSLLTRQFATLLVAGLPLVDALGVLVDQAEKKPIKSLLADIREQVRGGKALSVVLETYDKDFSPIYVHMVRAGEASGALDQILFRLAEFLEKQQALRTKVTNAMLYPVIMLVIGTVILFFLITFVVPKITQVFAQQKQALPWPTVALMSTSQVFSDYWMVLIGLVLAGIYGIRQFIRTERGRMVVDRLTLKLPLIGDVARMVSISRLTSTLSTMLGSGVQLLDALDVSKRVMNNRVLEETVESARQNIREGETIADPLKRSGEFPALVTHMIAVGEKSGEMEEMLRRVSHIYDGEVERVITRLTSLMEPIMILVMGVIVFFIVVAILLPIFEMGQMVH, from the coding sequence ATGCCCGTCTACCAATACCAGGGATACCGCAGTGACGGGGGAACAGCGACTGGAATCATCGACGCTGAAAACGTCAAAGTCGCGCGGTTGAAACTTCGCAAAGAGGGTGTCTACCCAACCGATGTCGTAGAGCAGGGACAAACGTCCAGTCGAACAGCATCCACAACCCGCACCAAACCCTCACGGGTCATCGGACGAACATCGGTACTCACGGCCAACGATCTATCCCTGCTCACTAGGCAGTTTGCCACGCTGCTCGTCGCTGGTTTACCGCTGGTCGATGCCCTTGGCGTACTCGTCGATCAGGCCGAAAAGAAACCGATCAAGTCCCTGCTCGCCGACATCAGGGAGCAAGTCCGTGGGGGAAAAGCGTTGAGCGTCGTCTTGGAAACGTACGACAAGGATTTTTCCCCTATCTATGTCCATATGGTTCGAGCCGGTGAAGCGAGTGGGGCACTCGATCAGATTTTATTCAGACTGGCGGAGTTTCTTGAAAAACAGCAAGCCCTCCGAACCAAAGTGACCAATGCGATGCTCTACCCGGTGATCATGTTGGTCATCGGAACCGTCATCCTATTTTTCCTCATTACCTTCGTCGTTCCCAAGATCACGCAGGTCTTTGCCCAACAAAAACAGGCTTTGCCATGGCCGACCGTCGCCCTCATGTCGACCAGCCAGGTTTTCTCTGATTATTGGATGGTGTTGATCGGGCTGGTTCTCGCCGGCATCTATGGAATTCGACAATTTATCCGCACGGAACGAGGCCGCATGGTGGTGGACCGCCTGACATTGAAGCTCCCGTTGATCGGAGACGTCGCACGGATGGTCTCCATCTCCCGACTGACAAGCACGTTGTCCACAATGTTGGGAAGCGGTGTGCAGTTGCTCGATGCCTTGGATGTCTCCAAGCGGGTCATGAACAATCGAGTGCTTGAGGAAACGGTTGAAAGCGCCAGGCAGAATATCCGCGAGGGTGAGACGATCGCTGATCCACTGAAGCGCAGCGGAGAATTCCCCGCTCTCGTCACGCACATGATCGCCGTCGGAGAAAAAAGCGGTGAGATGGAGGAGATGTTACGCCGGGTGAGCCACATCTATGACGGCGAAGTCGAACGGGTCATTACACGGTTGACCTCACTGATGGAACCGATCATGATTCTCGTGATGGGCGTGATCGTATTTTTCATCGTCGTTGCGATACTATTACCCATCTTTGAGATGGGCCAAATGGTCCATTAA
- the gspG gene encoding type II secretion system major pseudopilin GspG: MTDSDTQGPHRTQILEQRAHHCGALNLFLRTTANSAGFTFIEIMVVVAILAILAALVVPRIMGRTDDAKRTAAKVQIRNLEGALQLYKLDNGIYPTTEQGLKALVEKPSVGVIPKKWKIGGYLPKLPEDPWGNPYKYLSPVQRADQKLDYEVTSLGTDGEVGGEGINADITNWNLDKE; this comes from the coding sequence ATGACAGATTCCGACACTCAGGGCCCACACCGCACTCAAATTCTGGAACAGCGCGCACACCATTGTGGGGCTCTCAACCTGTTCCTTCGAACGACGGCAAACTCAGCCGGTTTTACCTTCATTGAAATTATGGTTGTCGTGGCCATTTTGGCCATCCTTGCGGCGCTGGTCGTCCCGCGCATCATGGGCCGAACCGATGATGCCAAGCGCACAGCGGCTAAAGTACAGATTCGCAATCTCGAGGGGGCGCTCCAGCTCTATAAACTGGATAATGGCATCTATCCCACCACGGAACAGGGCCTCAAGGCGTTGGTTGAAAAGCCGTCGGTTGGAGTGATCCCCAAGAAATGGAAGATCGGCGGATACCTCCCCAAGCTGCCAGAAGATCCATGGGGCAATCCCTACAAGTATCTCAGCCCGGTGCAACGGGCGGATCAGAAACTTGATTACGAAGTGACCTCACTCGGCACCGATGGTGAAGTCGGGGGTGAGGGCATCAACGCCGACATCACGAATTGGAATCTCGACAAAGAGTAA
- a CDS encoding prepilin-type N-terminal cleavage/methylation domain-containing protein encodes MVIHHWLGIRLSAISHRSSALQEQSSASYPSPFTLHDLRSSSGFTLLEMLIALFLLGGVLAVILPRITFEEDLRSTGRKLVGLLRTFQGQAAIDQTPLRLYLDLDQGLYWMMVVEGKEERLPLDPAWKLPRPLPESIRLTEVSIGQDKRMSGRVGVTFFPNGRIEPVTIYLMDDKSHLLGVAVDSLTGAIRVSDERFDLPLNRLTPDRVKILLKASTQADAGGAARGGPPPPRGVQ; translated from the coding sequence ATGGTGATTCATCATTGGCTCGGCATCAGGCTATCAGCGATCAGCCATCGGTCATCAGCTCTTCAGGAGCAATCCTCCGCCTCCTACCCCTCACCCTTCACCCTTCACGACCTACGCTCATCGTCGGGCTTCACCCTCCTGGAAATGCTGATCGCCTTGTTTTTGCTGGGTGGAGTCCTAGCCGTGATCTTGCCTCGCATCACCTTTGAGGAAGACTTGCGCTCTACCGGGAGGAAACTGGTCGGACTGCTGCGAACCTTCCAAGGCCAAGCGGCCATCGATCAAACACCGCTCAGGCTCTACCTGGACCTGGACCAGGGACTCTACTGGATGATGGTGGTGGAAGGAAAAGAAGAACGGCTTCCTCTGGATCCTGCATGGAAATTACCGCGACCGCTTCCGGAATCCATTCGCTTGACTGAGGTCTCCATCGGACAAGACAAACGTATGTCGGGACGAGTGGGAGTGACATTCTTCCCCAATGGACGGATCGAGCCGGTGACGATATATCTCATGGACGACAAAAGTCATCTCTTGGGGGTAGCGGTCGATTCCTTGACCGGGGCCATTCGGGTCAGTGACGAACGGTTCGATCTACCGCTAAACCGCCTGACCCCTGACCGTGTGAAGATCCTCCTAAAAGCCAGCACCCAAGCAGACGCCGGTGGAGCGGCACGAGGAGGCCCCCCACCCCCCCGCGGGGTGCAATGA
- a CDS encoding prepilin-type N-terminal cleavage/methylation domain-containing protein: protein MTNYPMAGERGFTLLEVLLAIAVLAIALPVLLGLRNFDLDLQSRATELTAATLLAQEKLLEVELAGQYAVGETLGEFSPLPLGSQTALQAVPRAVGYRWKRTIVPTPLDFVREVRIKISWPRGEREESLEVSTYVLATRLPS from the coding sequence GTGACAAACTACCCCATGGCCGGTGAGCGTGGATTCACGCTCCTTGAAGTCCTCCTGGCCATTGCGGTACTGGCCATCGCGCTACCCGTCCTTCTTGGTCTGAGAAACTTTGACCTCGATCTCCAAAGCCGGGCGACCGAGCTCACCGCCGCAACCCTGTTGGCACAGGAGAAACTTCTTGAGGTTGAACTCGCTGGTCAGTATGCCGTTGGAGAAACCCTGGGAGAGTTCTCGCCTCTCCCGCTGGGATCTCAGACCGCGCTTCAAGCGGTTCCACGAGCAGTGGGCTATCGATGGAAGCGCACCATTGTACCGACTCCGCTCGATTTTGTTCGAGAAGTTCGCATCAAAATATCGTGGCCGCGCGGTGAGCGAGAAGAATCGTTGGAGGTCAGCACCTATGTGCTCGCAACCCGCCTCCCCTCGTAA
- a CDS encoding type II secretion system protein GspJ → MCSQPASPRKATRQQGFTLVEVLVAVTLLGTIAAMVFASLLTTTQTVEAGREHTTREQTVRKILRLMAEEIALSKRSIAYPWVGMNGTQDGQPADTLAILAMSQELLTVTTTAKESDAVRVVYTRERDRLIRFVRKNLYTLTDTNESLDQMELADRVHAFNIRYYDEQNRVWLDEWPNASKLPKAVLLEITFQYPDAAPWTVREWVTIGTS, encoded by the coding sequence ATGTGCTCGCAACCCGCCTCCCCTCGTAAGGCAACCAGGCAACAAGGATTCACCCTCGTTGAAGTCCTGGTCGCCGTGACGCTGCTCGGCACCATCGCGGCCATGGTCTTCGCGTCACTCTTGACGACGACACAGACCGTAGAGGCAGGGAGAGAACACACGACCCGAGAACAAACCGTCAGGAAGATTCTCCGCTTGATGGCGGAAGAGATTGCACTCAGCAAGCGGTCGATCGCGTACCCGTGGGTTGGGATGAACGGGACACAAGACGGCCAGCCCGCCGATACCCTGGCGATCCTCGCCATGAGCCAGGAGCTACTTACCGTGACCACCACGGCCAAGGAAAGCGACGCCGTTCGAGTCGTGTATACGCGCGAACGCGATCGATTGATTCGGTTCGTTCGAAAAAACCTCTATACCTTGACGGATACCAACGAATCGCTTGATCAAATGGAATTAGCCGACCGAGTTCACGCGTTCAATATCCGCTATTACGATGAGCAGAACCGTGTCTGGCTCGACGAATGGCCAAACGCCAGCAAGTTGCCTAAAGCCGTGTTACTTGAAATAACATTTCAGTATCCCGATGCCGCACCGTGGACGGTGCGGGAATGGGTCACCATTGGAACATCATGA
- the gspN gene encoding type II secretion system protein GspN yields the protein MTIKWPDAWKEILSWTIGGISILALCLIATFPYSALQNRVVAELKRATGLDIRIADWTIGLPLSLEWRNVSLSKPNLDPVELTSLQARLGVFEALRGTLGLDVLVQLSEPTPRTNFVKGTLTAATFSMAGPLTLKGQLQQVDLPKLIRRYVTRGTLNGEFSHRVASDPSSPNVLRSEGTWTAEATDLEIDQIPLGNGKILSLTFSRAAAGLSCRNLVCDVTQLKGEGLDGSFEGQGQITLQNQIPNSQLALTVTLIPGPGFASKAATLGLPSFPPGTPITVKIIGTLAQARIAL from the coding sequence ATGACCATCAAATGGCCTGACGCCTGGAAAGAAATTCTGTCATGGACCATCGGCGGGATCAGCATCCTTGCCCTCTGCCTGATTGCCACCTTCCCCTATAGTGCGCTCCAGAACCGTGTCGTGGCAGAACTGAAACGAGCCACCGGCCTGGACATCCGCATTGCGGATTGGACGATCGGACTGCCGCTCAGCCTGGAATGGCGGAATGTGAGTCTCTCAAAACCGAACCTCGATCCGGTTGAGCTGACCAGCCTGCAGGCCCGGCTCGGTGTCTTCGAGGCACTTCGAGGCACCCTCGGCCTCGACGTTCTTGTCCAACTGAGCGAACCGACTCCTCGCACAAACTTCGTCAAGGGGACGCTCACCGCAGCGACGTTCTCCATGGCCGGCCCGCTGACACTCAAGGGACAACTCCAACAGGTCGATTTACCGAAACTCATCCGTCGATACGTCACCCGGGGGACTCTCAACGGAGAATTTTCTCATCGAGTGGCTTCCGATCCCTCTTCCCCCAACGTCCTGAGGAGCGAGGGAACCTGGACCGCAGAGGCCACGGACTTGGAGATCGACCAGATTCCGCTTGGCAATGGCAAAATCTTGTCGCTGACATTCAGCAGGGCCGCAGCCGGGCTTTCCTGTAGAAACCTCGTCTGCGATGTCACGCAATTGAAGGGTGAGGGGTTGGATGGATCGTTTGAAGGCCAAGGACAGATTACTCTGCAAAACCAGATCCCAAATAGTCAACTGGCGCTGACGGTGACGCTGATCCCTGGTCCTGGGTTTGCCTCAAAGGCGGCAACCCTCGGCCTCCCATCGTTTCCTCCTGGAACTCCCATCACCGTCAAGATCATAGGAACCTTGGCACAGGCACGGATCGCGTTGTAA